In the genome of Streptococcus oralis, one region contains:
- the rplI gene encoding 50S ribosomal protein L9, with product MKVIFLADVKGKGKKGEIKEVPTGYAQNFLIKKNLAKEATAQAIGELRGKQKSEEKAHAEMLAEARAIKAKLEAEETVVEFVEKVGPDGRTFGSITNKKIAEELQKQFGINIDKRHIQVKAPIRAVGLIDVPVKIYQDVTSVINLRVKEG from the coding sequence ATGAAAGTAATCTTTTTAGCAGATGTTAAAGGAAAAGGGAAAAAAGGCGAAATCAAGGAAGTGCCAACTGGCTATGCTCAAAACTTCCTGATTAAAAAGAATTTGGCTAAGGAAGCGACTGCACAGGCAATCGGTGAATTGCGTGGAAAACAAAAATCAGAGGAAAAGGCTCATGCAGAGATGTTAGCAGAGGCAAGAGCCATCAAGGCTAAGCTTGAAGCAGAAGAAACGGTTGTAGAGTTTGTTGAAAAAGTTGGACCAGATGGCCGTACCTTTGGATCCATCACCAACAAGAAAATTGCAGAAGAATTGCAAAAGCAGTTTGGTATCAATATTGACAAGCGTCATATTCAAGTAAAGGCACCAATTCGAGCAGTAGGTTTGATTGATGTACCAGTGAAGATCTATCAAGATGTTACAAGTGTCATCAATCTTCGTGTAAAAGAAGGGTAA